Proteins found in one Nocardia brasiliensis ATCC 700358 genomic segment:
- a CDS encoding VWA domain-containing protein encodes MNAVDETQARRWRLVLGTAAEAGLGGLNSADDVAMDRALSALYNDDEQDRTSGKRSGGLQSSAPRVARWLGDIRNYFPSTVVEVMQRDAVQRLNLTQLLLEPELLEAVEPDVHLVGTLLSLNRVMPETTKATARLVVEKVVREIEQRIAARTVAAVSGALNRAARVARPRLRDIDWDRTIRKNLANYLPEQRTVVPQRLVGYGRKAQAVQRDVVLAIDQSGSMASSVVYASVFGAVLASMRSLRTSLVVFDTEIVDLTDKLDDPVEVLFGTQLGGGTDINRAIAYAQSLIARPTDTLFVLISDLYEGGVRDEMLRRINAMKESGVQIVALLALSDEGAPAFDHENAAALAALGVPAFACTPDRFPDLLAVALDRGDLRSWADAGTGRG; translated from the coding sequence ATGAACGCGGTCGATGAAACACAGGCGCGCCGTTGGCGTCTGGTGCTCGGCACCGCCGCCGAAGCGGGCCTCGGGGGGCTGAACTCGGCCGACGACGTCGCCATGGACCGGGCGCTGTCGGCGCTGTACAACGACGACGAGCAGGACCGTACCTCCGGCAAGCGATCCGGCGGCCTGCAGAGTTCCGCGCCCCGGGTGGCCCGCTGGCTCGGAGATATCCGCAACTACTTCCCGTCGACCGTGGTCGAGGTGATGCAGCGCGACGCGGTGCAGCGATTGAACCTCACCCAGTTGCTGCTGGAGCCGGAGCTGCTGGAGGCGGTGGAACCGGATGTACACCTGGTCGGCACCCTGCTGAGCCTGAACCGGGTGATGCCCGAAACCACCAAGGCCACCGCGCGTCTGGTGGTGGAGAAGGTGGTGCGCGAAATCGAACAGCGCATCGCCGCGCGCACCGTCGCCGCCGTCTCGGGTGCGTTGAACCGGGCCGCCCGGGTGGCCCGGCCCCGGCTGCGCGATATCGACTGGGACCGCACCATTCGCAAGAACCTGGCCAACTATCTGCCCGAGCAGCGCACGGTGGTACCGCAGCGGCTGGTCGGCTACGGCCGCAAAGCCCAAGCGGTGCAACGCGATGTGGTGCTCGCCATCGATCAATCCGGTTCGATGGCGTCGAGCGTGGTCTACGCCTCGGTGTTCGGTGCGGTGCTCGCCTCGATGCGCTCGCTGCGCACCTCCCTGGTGGTCTTCGACACCGAAATCGTCGACCTCACCGACAAACTCGACGACCCGGTCGAGGTCCTCTTCGGCACCCAGCTCGGCGGCGGGACCGATATCAACCGGGCCATCGCCTATGCCCAGTCCCTGATCGCCCGCCCCACCGACACCCTGTTCGTGCTCATCTCCGACCTCTACGAGGGCGGCGTCCGGGACGAGATGTTGCGGCGGATCAACGCGATGAAGGAATCCGGCGTCCAGATCGTCGCCTTGCTCGCGCTTTCCGACGAAGGCGCGCCCGCGTTCGATCACGAGAACGCCGCCGCCCTGGCCGCGCTCGGCGTGCCCGCCTTCGCCTGCACCCCGGACAGGTTTCCGGACCTGCTGGCCGTCGCGCTGGACCGCGGCGATCTCCGGTCGTGGGCCGACGCCGGCACCGGCCGGGGTTAG
- a CDS encoding phosphatase PAP2 family protein — protein sequence MLAVGLAAVRGRGREAIGQLALITVLYLGYRVGRLYTADDTVRAVDNARELLGLEHRLGMSSERVVQSIFVDREFFAVPANVYYATAHFTVAVAVLLWLWVFRPEHYRWTRNLMAALTGAALVVHMLVPLAPPRMLAEYGFVDLAAQYGPSVYGSAESGGLSNQFAAMPSLHVGWALLLAVAIVAAARTAWRWLALAHPAITTVVVVGTGNHYWLDILVAVGLLALAALLHPKFVPATATAWGSMGPVPRKPVMTS from the coding sequence ATGCTGGCTGTGGGTCTCGCGGCGGTACGCGGTCGCGGTCGGGAGGCGATCGGGCAACTCGCGCTGATCACCGTGCTCTATCTCGGCTATCGCGTCGGACGGCTGTACACCGCCGACGACACGGTGCGCGCCGTGGACAACGCGCGCGAACTGCTCGGGCTGGAACACCGGCTCGGCATGTCCAGCGAGCGGGTGGTGCAGTCGATCTTCGTGGACCGCGAGTTCTTCGCGGTGCCCGCCAATGTCTATTACGCCACCGCGCATTTCACCGTCGCGGTCGCGGTTCTGCTGTGGCTGTGGGTGTTTCGGCCCGAGCACTATCGGTGGACCCGGAACCTGATGGCGGCGTTGACCGGCGCCGCCCTCGTCGTGCACATGCTCGTGCCGCTCGCGCCGCCGCGCATGCTGGCCGAGTACGGGTTCGTCGACCTGGCCGCGCAGTACGGCCCCTCGGTCTACGGCTCCGCCGAATCCGGCGGTCTGTCCAATCAATTCGCCGCGATGCCGTCCCTGCACGTCGGCTGGGCGCTGCTGCTCGCCGTCGCGATCGTGGCCGCGGCCCGCACGGCGTGGCGCTGGCTCGCCCTCGCCCATCCGGCGATCACCACGGTGGTCGTCGTCGGCACCGGCAACCACTACTGGCTCGACATTCTCGTCGCCGTCGGTTTGCTGGCGCTCGCCGCGCTGCTGCATCCCAAGTTCGTCCCCGCGACCGCGACGGCCTGGGGCAGCATGGGTCCTGTTCCGCGGAAACCGGTGATGACCAGCTGA